CTCGAAATAAGGggagaaaaacaacataaaagGCATAACCACATACAGATCgattttttttcaaaaggggGCAGAATATAAGGGGTgtagacacagaggaaacatCTTGGCAATTTGGGCCCCATTTCTCTGGTATGGGCAAATTTCCACTTTGAAAGGAAAATTACCTTTTGGGGGCAGTGCTGTGTCAACAGTAAACAGGGGCTGTTCCTGGTTAGCCCAGTCTCATGCTGACAACTCGAAGTCACAGTAAATACCTCTAAGAgggaaaaacaaataaactaGTCATAGCCACCATTCTTACATCACCGAAAAAGGGAGGCAGTTGCTTCATGAAGGATCCTTTATCTCCAGTTCCCTGCAGCTTCTACCCTCTCATCGCAAAATTCAAATCCACATTTAGTTCTGAGCAAAATTCAAGTTGAGACACCTGGCACTAGCTTTTAGGTGAAAGGCTGAGTTATACACAGATCTGACTTGTAGCCAGCTAAAAAGTTCACATGCAAATGCTACATGAATGAGGGTATGTCAAAAGGCTGAGGAAAAGAGGCAGGCTGATGATCTGTTACACGAGCCCCAGAAAACCCACTAGGCTTGCGAGACCGTGGATACAGAATCGCCACCTACCCTCCAGGGAGCTGGAAAACAGACTGATGGATTTGcagtagaaaaataacaaaaggcGGGTCCGGCTATTAGTAACAGAACCAAGGACACTGGTCTCCCATTCGATTGTGATTGTATCAATAGCCCCGATCCTGGCCTTTTTTGGGGAATGGGGCTTACTGATTTCACACCGTTTCAAGCATATGACTTTACATCTCTCATGTTAAAATTTTCTAATCAATGGCTGAATTCTTAGTTAATTGGTACTTCGAAGAAATGGGGTGAACGGAAAATACCAGGGCAAGCAGAGTCAGAGAAAAATTGCCTACACACTGCTGACAGAAAGGCTGGCTGCTTAAAGAATCTTTTGAGCTATACATAAAATGAGATTATATCAGAAGCAAAAAGTCCATCTTCAAGCTACAAAATACTGTAATTTGCTCTAGAGCTACAGAAGGGGTGGGTGAGGGTAGAAAGTTCAACTGTCAATTTTGATCAGTTTTACTCTCTAGACGGTTTTGCGTAGTTAGGCTCAATAATTCTTTGGTCTTCCAAAAATTGGCACACAAAGCCTATCAAGGCCTCCTAAACGGTACGGCGTGTAGGAGCCACCAATCTCAAAAGGCACAATTCAAATGCTGTCATTTTTAAAACGCTTACTTATTCCATAGCCTAATTTGTTTCAGGCCTTGGGGCTATATTAATTAAATGATTAATCTAGGTATTCATTTTTATACTAGTCATTTCAGCTCAGATTCTTCCAACCTACCGCATCCGTCTTAAGGGACTCCAAATCATAAAAAGTCTAGAAAGgaatatggggggaaaaaaacctttTAACTTTCATAAAAGAAAACCCCATACTCAAATATGTAGGCTTTAATTaagcaagttttaaaaataatatacaaaataacTGAGGAAAAAACCTACATAGCAAATTAGTTCCAGATTTAAGATAGCAACCCCTtactgggggtgaggggtgggcggTGGAGGAACAAATGTGGCTTTAGTTGAAATTCAGGCTGGGCCCTGTTGCTGGATTAAGTCCAACAAGGGGGAGAATCCAACTGCATTAGCCCCTGGCTAAGTCAATGCTGGTTATAGAAGAATCATTTGAGAAGGGACCTTGAAGCACTGTCCTATTTAAATCTCAACTGGCATAGAAAATTCACTATTAAAACCCTTTCTAAGGATTGAgaggttaaatttttttttaagaaggtacaaCACTGTTTGAAGGACATGGTTTGAAAATCGAGAACATTGTAGAATAAAGTTCAACTACATTGTGGGCCAAATATTTGATTCCAGACAGAATAAACTAATTGATTAATCAACAGAAAAAGCACACAGTGACCAATTTTAACTACAAAGAGTTTCGTTtagtgtttttgttattttttcctttctttccttttgattGTCTGTGGACACATttaaagacattccaaagcaactGGATCACGTTGATAAATATTACCTTTGCTAAGGCAGCTTCCGAAATTGGTCCAACATAATCTGACCTGGCACAAGTAAGTTTAAGATTCCTCTGAGATAAGGCTAGATATCAAATTCCTAATGAAAAATTGGGATATAACATTGAATGATGGGCATTACACATTTAGAAACCAGCCACACTGTAGAAAAATTACACACACGCATGTAGGAGGAATAAACAAGATCTTaatcttgattaaaaaaatcaaGCCAAATCCTAATTGAGCCTATCATGTGCAACAGATCTTCACTGATAAACTTAACATGTAGTTTCTTATAGTTCCCACttgttttaattgatgaaagacaCCACTAAACTtcagacaaaatatatatatatatatttttagatctTTACAATAAATCAAGATGTAGGAGCTTACATAGAGCACATCTGAGTTTATTCAGGGTCTCAATTCCAGCTCCCTTGGATGCAAATAACCCTGGTAACAGTGTGTACAGTCTTCTCtttgcttttatcattttaaagcaaATATTACATCTGACTGTATTCAAGTCTGTGCAAATAATCCTTCAGAAGAAATAGCCAAGATTCTGTTTGCAGAGGTCATTTTGTCTCTCAAAGATGATTAAATGAGTTTGTTTTTCTTCAGATAAAGTGCTCCTGTCCAGCAGAACTCAAAGGCCTTCAAGCGTTCCAAGAAATTTAGTTCAGATAAGACTCCGTCATACAAATTCCAGCTTCCCGTGCCCGCTGTACATGCCCCAGTGGACGAGCGAGAGGAACTTCTCGTTGCTGAGGTCCGCCTGTCTCATTTTGTCACAGTTCATACAGCAGTTCTCGTGGCCGCTGACCGGCACCATGCACTCCAGGTCCAACTTTGCAACCTGCCCCTTTTTGGAATGGTGGCCGTGAAAGCTGTAGTGCAAACGGGACAGCATCTGTTGCCGCTGGTCCTGAAGTCTCTTATTCTCACTTCGGAGCATCCTCAAGGCTAACATGATAAGCAACACTAAAATGAGCCCTCCAGCTATGGGAACAGCAATCACCGCCGCCCGGAACCACAGCTCTTTGGAGGAAGTCAGCTCCTGCACCTTGGTGATGAGGTTCCTGCTGCTGTCGTGCTGAAATCGGTTTCCTGGTCCTGAAGGGATACAATCAGAATGATCAAACTCAGCCAGCCCCCCATCCAGAGGGATCACCTCTGCATTTTAAACAAAGAATCCCACTGAGAAAGGAGCTTCCCAGGGCATGAGTATCTAGAAAGCAGATTTTGCAAAATGACCCAAAGGTTACAAACACGTGCGTTTACACGCTGGCAATCTTGAAAGGTAACGATCTTTTTCATGCCttcaaaatgttgaaaaaaataggcaaagccAATTAGGTAGACAAGACGTCTAATGCTCAGGCAGACATAAAAACTGCTCAATAGAGAAGCATCCTTTCAGCCAGCCCTACTTCTCCCTGTGGTGTCTCTAATTACATTAACAACAAAATCAATAGCAGACATGCAAAGCCTTGGCTGTCCCAAGTCTATAGATCAGGCAGGCAATCTAGTTAGAAGCTACTTCCACCTACCTGAGGCCTCCCCTTTGGGAGGAGAAAGAACATCGTGCAAGCCTCTGTAATTGCACATGTCTTCGTGACAGCATTCCAATGTGGGCATGGTGGTGCCAGAGTGGTTTTGTGCCTGTTTGGCTTGGCAGACATCGTCTGTGCTTGCAAGAGAGTCCAGGCAGCCATGAGTGAGGGGCGAATTGGCGTTTTGAGGATCAAGGAGTCTAGAGAAGCAGGCGCCCAGCTCAGATTTGCACATGTAACCAGTTGCCACACAGTGTGCTGCATCGCAGTAGCACCTAATCTCACCTG
This window of the Dasypus novemcinctus isolate mDasNov1 chromosome 5, mDasNov1.1.hap2, whole genome shotgun sequence genome carries:
- the BAMBI gene encoding BMP and activin membrane-bound inhibitor homolog isoform X1, coding for MDRHSSSFFVWLQLELCAMAVLLTKGEIRCYCDAAHCVATGYMCKSELGACFSRLLDPQNANSPLTHGCLDSLASTDDVCQAKQAQNHSGTTMPTLECCHEDMCNYRGLHDVLSPPKGEASGPGNRFQHDSSRNLITKVQELTSSKELWFRAAVIAVPIAGGLILVLLIMLALRMLRSENKRLQDQRQQMLSRLHYSFHGHHSKKGQVAKLDLECMVPVSGHENCCMNCDKMRQADLSNEKFLSLVHWGMYSGHGKLEFV
- the BAMBI gene encoding BMP and activin membrane-bound inhibitor homolog isoform X2, with the translated sequence MCKSELGACFSRLLDPQNANSPLTHGCLDSLASTDDVCQAKQAQNHSGTTMPTLECCHEDMCNYRGLHDVLSPPKGEASGPGNRFQHDSSRNLITKVQELTSSKELWFRAAVIAVPIAGGLILVLLIMLALRMLRSENKRLQDQRQQMLSRLHYSFHGHHSKKGQVAKLDLECMVPVSGHENCCMNCDKMRQADLSNEKFLSLVHWGMYSGHGKLEFV